In Romboutsia lituseburensis, a genomic segment contains:
- a CDS encoding MerR family transcriptional regulator produces the protein MKEQRLYTTGEFAKMAGVTIRTIRYYDTKGILKPSHHNDSGHRLYSDKDFLKLKKILALKYLGLSLDEVMSTELNFEKDDMMNSLRLQKNIIKNKINHMKIVLSAIETAEISMQNDNDLNWDKTIDIIEILESEKGLLQQYIDSSNLNASVKLQDRFSSNKHGWYNWVFKNINLKKRSKVLEIGCGNGALWAKNIENLNEKTNVTLTDVCEEMISDAKANLKGYHNRFNFQIADPNDIPFKDESFDIVIANHILFYMKDLDVVLNEIHRVLKPGGHFYCSTIDGNHMKELEELMLGFNSNIKISEERLSTKFGLSNGESILNKYFSDVHQYLYEDKLIVNDTKGILEYIYSIPGNILEVIENKKKEFEVYIDKNIQQNGEFHITNSQGLFESIKK, from the coding sequence ATGAAAGAGCAACGCTTATATACAACAGGTGAATTTGCCAAAATGGCAGGTGTGACGATAAGAACTATTAGATACTATGATACTAAAGGAATCTTAAAGCCATCTCATCATAATGATTCAGGACATAGGCTATACTCAGATAAAGATTTCTTAAAGTTAAAAAAAATATTAGCTTTAAAATATCTGGGGCTATCATTAGACGAAGTTATGAGCACAGAGTTAAATTTTGAAAAAGATGATATGATGAATTCACTTAGATTACAGAAAAATATCATTAAAAATAAAATTAACCATATGAAAATAGTGCTAAGTGCCATAGAAACAGCAGAAATAAGTATGCAAAATGATAACGATTTAAACTGGGATAAAACAATAGATATAATAGAGATATTAGAAAGTGAAAAAGGGCTATTACAACAATATATAGATTCCTCTAACTTAAATGCCAGTGTTAAATTACAAGATAGATTTAGTTCTAATAAACATGGTTGGTATAACTGGGTTTTCAAGAATATAAATCTTAAAAAAAGAAGTAAAGTTTTAGAGATAGGGTGTGGGAATGGTGCTTTATGGGCCAAAAATATAGAGAATTTAAATGAAAAAACAAATGTAACCTTAACTGATGTTTGTGAAGAAATGATTAGTGATGCAAAAGCTAATCTAAAAGGATATCACAACAGGTTCAATTTTCAAATAGCAGACCCAAATGACATTCCATTTAAAGATGAGAGCTTTGATATAGTCATAGCTAATCATATATTGTTTTATATGAAAGACTTAGATGTAGTTCTTAATGAAATTCATAGAGTACTTAAACCAGGAGGACATTTTTACTGTTCTACAATAGATGGTAATCATATGAAGGAACTTGAAGAATTAATGCTAGGATTTAATAGTAATATAAAGATTTCAGAAGAAAGACTTTCTACAAAATTTGGTTTAAGCAATGGAGAAAGTATCTTAAATAAATATTTTAGTGACGTACACCAGTATCTATATGAAGATAAGTTAATAGTTAATGATACTAAAGGGATCCTAGAATATATATATTCAATACCAGGTAATATTTTAGAAGTAATTGAAAATAAGAAAAAAGAGTTTGAAGTATATATTGATAAAAATATACAACAAAACGGTGAATTTCATATAACAAATAGCCAAGGTTTATTTGAAAGTATAAAAAAGTAG